From a single Kitasatospora azatica KCTC 9699 genomic region:
- a CDS encoding ricin-type beta-trefoil lectin domain protein: MATLATVIGGLAAPAFADSHPGQLPPGKDAPPAASQPTDAQMGPTQRAQAKAKKTGQPVTVDELTTETNLTVANPDGSMTVTKHLQAARVKKNGKWTNVDATLTKNGDGTLSPAAAASGVTLSGGGSTAPLAAFTDKAGHKFSFTLPFALPAPTINGDTASYANVLPGVDLNATVTDQGAFREVLVVHDAAAAANPALKTLRLATSTNGLSTSSDQDGNLTLKAADGAAAFTAPAPVMWDSASTPAPATNAPRASALAAETAPKSAPVSPAAPAAPQAVVDPAGTQGSSKDGPGHGAHISKLAVKADSSSISLTPDANQLADPNLQYPIYYDPYVSPVTGGTNHYTEVKEGCPSQALYDQAQTNGEAIGYQQYDSNCFGLYRTYYEFDTSYTNSSMVIQNSTAYFTETYGADHGCSNTWGVGLNLTGGIGGGTTWASQPGYVAGYGAQDVPSAAAGCGNRPVNFDITSAVSQHLGYNNLTFLLYGNESKYSTNYGFMRFSTNPYVVTKFDIAPNTPDQTVTSPNSQNPSGPDCNGGPAGWIGMTTLNGNASNITLSAHLTTQMSGVNLQAGFHVWDNMVNNGSGGPATATWPVGNWVGNGGTSSANIGGPVSDGHTYGWNAWASDGTLNSGGSSYCYFTADLSAPKLASFTSSTAFPPLGSGITPTAHAGDTGISLQVSSIDPTPTGCNLAACLASGVAGFQWSLDSNIPVSGYNYVAGTAGSGGSATANIPVNLTASQWGTHTLYVRAVDNAGNTQPTSAQYSFYAPWNANTKVVAGDLNGDGTPDLITPGPDGNLSMVPGNSDPNATPQVASTPAQSPDGTSWNNYLVTHRGNQSQSTVDDILAFQKNTKQLYLYRNDGTTGGTNGKFTNTANVGTTNKPTCVPTAAGDCTGYNSTDWSSLTQLVAPGAFSGAQQYADLITVENGKLWYYTGSARSGVYLGKAYQIGTGDWNITSLIAPGTVGATVANGTTTGGTPTLWVRNTITGAISSFPLSFDASGLPNSNLVAPTRNSLTSGITASGGGSLCLDVSGANTANGTKIQLYTCNGSDAQSFTVGADNTLHVLGKCVDVPQGSLTHGTGLQLYTCNNTGSQKWVYNAALGTLVNPQSNFCMADPASNQNPGTQVVTWECGTGYLDQKWTSPTGANTSQPVLPLGLVNADNPVVSSPGDVNADGNPDLYTVNGPGQINEFAGAAPTSGGLAQFTNYYPQYVGALHQANANWPLTAPVGGVVTDTVGLHNGTVKGNVTFPTDTVNGVSTTVASFTGGTGNEIDTAGQSVDTNRSFSITLWTKETSNTGGVVVSQEGTYGSGFIIWPEMSDSTWRFAMKPADDNAWGYDQTTATALGSAAKVTLNQWTKLTASFDATTGRTSLWVNGVLAGTGQHDARPGITGPLVVGRYKYNSLPQTSYQGSVSNLTVNDFAIPVTTNVAMVHSALTNKCLDNNNGSTTNGTHVQVWDCSTSGATGQQWVINANGTITNNGACMDATGNGTLNGTMIEIWQCNGGANQQWVPRANGSLYNPASGRCLDDPNASTTNGTQLELYDCNGTPAQTWAMALNGA, from the coding sequence GTGGCAACCCTGGCGACGGTCATCGGGGGCCTCGCCGCACCGGCCTTCGCCGACTCCCACCCCGGGCAGCTGCCCCCGGGCAAGGACGCCCCGCCCGCCGCCAGCCAGCCGACGGACGCCCAGATGGGCCCGACGCAGCGCGCCCAGGCAAAGGCCAAGAAGACCGGACAGCCCGTCACCGTCGACGAGTTGACCACCGAGACCAACCTCACGGTGGCCAACCCGGACGGCTCGATGACCGTCACCAAGCACCTGCAGGCCGCCCGGGTCAAGAAGAACGGCAAGTGGACGAATGTCGACGCCACGCTGACCAAGAACGGCGACGGGACCCTCTCCCCCGCTGCCGCGGCCTCCGGCGTCACCCTCTCCGGTGGCGGCAGCACCGCCCCGCTGGCCGCCTTCACCGACAAGGCCGGCCACAAGTTCTCCTTCACCCTGCCGTTCGCGCTGCCCGCACCGACCATCAACGGTGACACCGCCAGCTACGCCAACGTGCTGCCCGGCGTCGACCTGAACGCCACCGTCACCGACCAGGGCGCCTTCCGCGAGGTCCTCGTCGTGCACGACGCGGCCGCCGCCGCCAACCCGGCCCTGAAGACGCTGCGCCTGGCCACCAGCACCAACGGCCTGAGCACCAGCAGCGACCAGGACGGCAACCTCACCCTCAAGGCCGCCGACGGCGCCGCCGCCTTCACCGCGCCCGCGCCGGTCATGTGGGACTCCGCCAGCACCCCCGCGCCCGCCACCAACGCGCCGCGCGCCAGCGCCCTGGCCGCCGAGACCGCCCCCAAGTCGGCCCCGGTCTCCCCCGCCGCACCCGCCGCACCGCAGGCCGTGGTCGACCCGGCCGGCACGCAGGGCTCCAGCAAGGACGGCCCCGGCCACGGCGCCCACATCAGCAAGCTCGCCGTCAAGGCCGACAGCTCCAGCATCTCGCTGACCCCTGACGCGAACCAGCTCGCCGACCCCAACCTGCAGTACCCGATCTACTACGACCCCTACGTCAGCCCGGTCACCGGTGGCACCAACCACTACACCGAGGTCAAGGAGGGCTGCCCCAGCCAGGCGCTCTACGACCAGGCGCAGACCAACGGCGAGGCGATCGGCTACCAGCAGTACGACTCCAACTGCTTCGGCCTGTACCGCACTTACTACGAGTTCGACACCAGCTACACCAACAGCAGCATGGTGATCCAGAACTCCACCGCGTACTTCACCGAGACCTACGGCGCCGACCACGGCTGCTCCAACACCTGGGGCGTCGGGCTCAACCTCACCGGCGGCATCGGCGGCGGCACCACCTGGGCCAGCCAGCCCGGCTACGTCGCGGGCTACGGCGCCCAGGACGTCCCGAGCGCGGCCGCCGGCTGCGGCAACCGGCCGGTGAACTTCGACATCACCAGCGCGGTCAGCCAGCACCTCGGCTACAACAACCTGACCTTCCTGCTCTACGGCAACGAGAGCAAGTACTCGACCAACTACGGGTTCATGCGCTTCAGCACCAACCCGTACGTCGTCACCAAGTTCGACATCGCGCCCAACACCCCTGACCAGACGGTGACTTCGCCGAACTCGCAGAACCCGAGCGGCCCCGACTGCAACGGCGGCCCCGCCGGCTGGATCGGGATGACCACGCTCAACGGCAACGCGTCGAACATCACGCTGAGCGCGCACCTGACCACCCAGATGAGCGGCGTCAACCTGCAGGCCGGGTTCCACGTCTGGGACAACATGGTCAACAACGGCTCCGGTGGCCCCGCCACCGCGACCTGGCCGGTCGGCAACTGGGTCGGCAACGGCGGCACTTCCTCCGCCAACATCGGCGGCCCCGTCTCCGACGGCCACACCTACGGCTGGAACGCCTGGGCCAGCGACGGCACCCTGAACAGCGGCGGCTCCTCCTACTGCTACTTCACGGCCGACCTGAGCGCGCCGAAACTGGCCAGCTTCACCTCCTCGACGGCCTTCCCTCCGCTGGGCAGCGGCATCACGCCGACCGCGCACGCCGGTGACACCGGGATCAGCCTCCAGGTCAGCAGCATCGACCCGACGCCCACCGGCTGCAACCTCGCGGCCTGCCTGGCCAGTGGTGTGGCGGGCTTCCAGTGGTCGCTCGACAGCAACATCCCGGTCAGCGGCTACAACTACGTCGCCGGGACGGCGGGATCCGGCGGCAGCGCCACCGCGAACATCCCGGTCAACCTGACGGCCAGCCAGTGGGGCACCCACACCCTGTACGTCCGGGCGGTCGACAACGCGGGCAACACCCAGCCGACCTCCGCGCAGTACTCCTTCTACGCGCCGTGGAACGCCAACACCAAGGTCGTCGCGGGCGACCTGAACGGTGACGGCACTCCGGACCTGATCACCCCCGGTCCGGACGGCAACCTCAGCATGGTGCCCGGCAACAGCGACCCGAACGCCACTCCGCAGGTCGCCTCCACCCCGGCGCAGAGCCCGGACGGGACCAGCTGGAACAACTACCTGGTGACCCACCGCGGCAACCAGTCGCAGTCCACCGTGGACGACATCCTGGCGTTCCAGAAGAACACCAAGCAGCTCTACCTGTACCGCAACGACGGCACCACCGGCGGCACCAACGGCAAGTTCACCAACACCGCCAACGTCGGCACCACCAACAAGCCCACCTGCGTGCCGACCGCGGCCGGTGACTGCACCGGCTACAACAGCACCGACTGGTCGAGCCTGACCCAGCTGGTCGCCCCCGGCGCCTTCTCCGGCGCCCAGCAGTACGCCGACCTGATCACCGTCGAGAACGGCAAGCTCTGGTACTACACCGGCAGCGCCCGCTCCGGCGTCTACCTCGGCAAGGCCTACCAGATCGGCACCGGCGACTGGAACATCACCAGCCTGATCGCCCCCGGCACCGTCGGCGCCACCGTCGCCAACGGCACCACCACCGGTGGCACCCCCACCCTGTGGGTCCGCAACACCATCACCGGCGCCATCAGCAGCTTCCCGCTCAGCTTCGACGCCAGTGGCCTGCCGAACAGCAACCTGGTCGCCCCCACCCGTAACTCGCTGACCAGCGGTATCACCGCCAGCGGCGGCGGCAGCCTCTGCCTGGACGTCTCCGGCGCGAACACGGCCAACGGCACCAAGATCCAGCTCTACACCTGCAACGGCTCCGACGCGCAGAGCTTCACCGTGGGCGCGGACAACACCCTGCACGTGCTCGGCAAGTGCGTCGACGTCCCGCAGGGCTCGCTGACCCACGGCACCGGGCTCCAGCTCTACACCTGCAACAACACCGGTTCGCAGAAGTGGGTGTACAACGCGGCCCTCGGGACGCTGGTCAACCCGCAGTCCAACTTCTGCATGGCCGACCCGGCCTCCAACCAGAACCCCGGCACCCAGGTGGTCACCTGGGAGTGCGGCACCGGCTACCTCGACCAGAAGTGGACCTCGCCCACCGGTGCCAACACCAGCCAGCCGGTCCTGCCGCTGGGCCTGGTGAACGCCGACAACCCGGTCGTCTCCTCCCCCGGTGACGTGAACGCGGACGGCAACCCCGACCTCTACACGGTCAACGGCCCCGGCCAGATCAACGAGTTCGCCGGCGCCGCGCCCACCTCGGGCGGGCTGGCCCAGTTCACCAACTACTACCCGCAGTACGTCGGCGCGCTGCACCAGGCGAACGCCAACTGGCCGCTGACCGCCCCGGTGGGCGGCGTGGTCACCGACACCGTCGGCCTGCACAACGGCACCGTGAAGGGCAACGTCACCTTCCCGACCGACACCGTCAACGGCGTCAGCACCACGGTGGCCTCCTTCACCGGCGGCACCGGCAACGAGATCGACACCGCCGGCCAGTCCGTCGACACCAACCGGTCCTTCTCGATCACCCTGTGGACCAAGGAGACCTCCAACACCGGTGGGGTGGTCGTCAGCCAGGAGGGCACCTACGGCAGCGGCTTCATCATCTGGCCGGAGATGAGCGACAGCACCTGGCGCTTCGCCATGAAGCCCGCCGACGACAACGCCTGGGGCTACGACCAGACCACCGCCACCGCGCTCGGTTCGGCGGCCAAGGTCACGCTGAACCAGTGGACCAAGCTGACCGCCAGCTTCGACGCCACCACCGGCCGCACCAGCCTGTGGGTCAACGGCGTGCTCGCCGGCACCGGCCAGCACGACGCCCGCCCGGGCATCACCGGTCCGCTGGTGGTCGGCCGCTACAAGTACAACAGCCTGCCGCAGACCTCCTACCAGGGCAGCGTCAGCAACCTCACGGTGAACGACTTCGCGATCCCGGTCACCACCAACGTGGCCATGGTCCACTCGGCCCTTACCAACAAGTGCCTGGACAACAACAACGGCAGCACCACCAACGGCACCCACGTCCAGGTGTGGGACTGCTCCACCTCGGGTGCCACGGGCCAGCAGTGGGTGATCAACGCCAACGGCACCATCACCAACAACGGCGCCTGCATGGACGCCACCGGCAACGGCACGCTCAACGGCACCATGATCGAGATCTGGCAGTGCAACGGCGGCGCGAACCAGCAGTGGGTCCCGCGGGCCAACGGCAGCCTCTACAACCCGGCTTCCGGGCGCTGCCTGGACGACCCGAACGCCAGCACCACCAACGGCACCCAGCTCGAGCTCTACGACTGCAACGGCACGCCCGCGCAGACCTGGGCCATGGCGCTGAACGGAGCCTGA